In Haliotis asinina isolate JCU_RB_2024 chromosome 15, JCU_Hal_asi_v2, whole genome shotgun sequence, one DNA window encodes the following:
- the LOC137265011 gene encoding cuticle protein 16.5-like — MVVKYAVTLVVKYAVTMVVKYAVTVAVKYAVTLVVKYAVTLVIKYAVTLVIKYAVTMVVKYAVAMVVKYAVTMVVKYAVTLVVKYAVTMVVKYAVTVAVKYAVTLVVKYAVTLVVKYAVTLVIKYAVTMVVKYAVAMVVKYAVTMVVKYAVAMVAKYAVTMVVKYAVTMVSVTVMLQKAIFY, encoded by the coding sequence ATGGTTGTCAAGTATGCAGTTACTTTGGTTGTCAAGTATGCAGTTACTATGGTTGTCAAGTATGCAGTTACCGTGGCTGTCAAGTATGCAGTTACTTTGGTTGTCAAGTATGCAGTTACTTTGGTTATCAAGTATGCAGTTACTTTGGTTATCAAGTATGCAGTTACTATGGTTGTCAAGTATGCAGTTGCTATGGTTGTCAAGTATGCAGTTACTATGGTTGTCAAGTATGCAGTTACTTTGGTTGTCAAGTATGCAGTTACTATGGTTGTCAAGTATGCAGTTACCGTAGCTGTCAAGTATGCAGTTACTTTGGTTGTCAAGTATGCAGTTACTTTGGTTGTCAAGTATGCAGTTACTTTGGTTATCAAGTATGCAGTTACTATGGTTGTCAAGTATGCAGTTGCTATGGTTGTCAAGTATGCAGTTACTATGGTTGTCAAGTATGCAGTTGCTATGGTTGCCAAGTATGCAGTTACTATGGTTGTCAAGTATGCAGTTACTATGGTTTCCGTGACTGTCATGTTACAAAAGGCCATTTTCTACTGA
- the LOC137266421 gene encoding uncharacterized protein — MATDNCWTLWQRLPPRYQLTTQEMADEEGVIGSRVGCPTPRSASSRQSPRYPSATPHFPGTTLAGIPPHSSDDRLRAFLDRRKLAFPLRNSRYLYNMKTLQRVNSARQKITSDPSIVTYVPSMRAKTLPAFPVTKLSNLQRATVETKEYSLSSRNNFYQIKPDAGSHKVVAVRNIFPFDDSKSLARQSKDQSKKYVVNELDDATMFIDNDKIIYFRKPKPNMTQSVIESVGTYSAKKNDGSYIAHLRKAYLKNPRDHAKPKEAEPDIQTIQRERSDYDKRVGHILDYYSGDECEKGRQFDVNRKTQVSVQTARTGSPRQRVRSSSPRSGRLRSLLSSPVAQTPPSSRIHMDPFEEWSLYFKLNQRSVLHEKQFYLRTPGIRLLIPGAQNITPSDVSSCKCRLCRVEMELSVIAQMNEMGIGIPSNMTPDPVISPPIPPEVECPGRPNSAANEIEKPKDLPDSELIPNDLPRVKPNGELLTIKLPEISEETSDISSIATNRDTNRNGTTGTAQGSTSLDAMNVPEAVSTSNKVCDNEEQNVVPEEKAKNQEASNAC; from the coding sequence ATGGCGACGGACAACTGTTGGACGCTGTGGCAACGTCTTCCTCCGCGTTACCAGCTCACGACGCAGGAGATGGCAGACGAGGAAGGGGTTATAGGATCCAGGGTTGGCTGTCCAACACCACGTTCGgcttcttctcggcagtcgccTCGGTATCCTTCCGCCACTCCCCATTTTCCTGGAACCACTTTGGCAGGAATTCCTCCACACTCATCCGATGACCGTTTGAGGGCGTTTCTAGATCGCAGAAAGCTTGCATTCCCTTTAAGAAACTCTAGATATTTGTATAATATGAAGACTCTGCAACGTGTGAACTCAGCACGGCAGAAGATTACGAGCGATCCTTCTATTGTTACCTATGTGCCTTCTATGAGAGCTAAAACGCTGCCTGCTTTTCCCGTCACCAAACTATCCAACCTTCAGAGAGCAACCGTGGAGACAAAGGAATACTCTCTCAGTTCCAGGAACAACTTCTACCAAATAAAGCCTGACGCTGGCTCACACAAGGTTGTCGCTGTCCGTAACATCTTCCCGTTTGACGATTCCAAATCGCTTGCTAGACAATCCAAGGACCAAAgcaagaagtatgtggtgaacgAATTGGATGATGCGACGATGTTCATTGACAATGACAAGattatttatttcagaaaaccCAAACCGAACATGACACAGTCCGTGATTGAGAGTGTAGGGACGTATTCCGCGAAGAAAAACGATGGGAGCTACATTGCCCACCTCAGAAAGGCGTATCTGAAGAACCCCCGGGATCATGCCAAACCGAAAGAGGCCGAACCAGACATACAAACTATTCAAAGAGAGAGAAGTGACTATGACAAAAGGGTGGGGCACATATTGGACTACTACTCTGGTGACGAATGTGAGAAAGGAAGACAGTTCGATGTAAACCGGAAGACTCAAGTTTCTGTTCAGACAGCAAGGACGGGAAGTCCTCGTCAGCGCGTCAGATCCTCAAGTCCCCGCAGTGGACGCTTAAGGTCGTTGTTGTCAAGCCCAGTCGCCCAGACTCCACCAAGCTCAAGGATCCACATGGATCCGTTCGAGGAGTGGAGCTTGTATTTTAAACTTAACCAACGCTCCGTCCTGCATGAAAAGCAGTTTTATCTGAGAACGCCTGGAATACGGCTACTTATTCCGGGTGCTCAGAATATCACCCCAAGTGACGTGTCAAGCTGCAAATGCCGCCTATGTCGCGTTGAGATGGAACTGTCTGTCATTGCGCAAATGAACGAGATGGGCATTGGGATACCCAGTAACATGACGCCAGATCCAGTAATAAGCCCACCCATACCACCGGAAGTGGAATGTCCCGGAAGACCAAATTCCGCAGCAAATGAAATCGAGAAACCAAAAGACCTACCCGATTCTGAGCTTATACCTAATGATCTGCCTCGTGTCAAGCCAAATGGCGAACTCTTGACCATAAAACTTCCGGAAATTTCCGAAGAGACGTCTGACATCAGTTCCATTGCAACCAATCGAGACACGAATCGAAATGGGACAACTGGTACAGCTCAAGGAAGCACTTCACTGGATGCGATGAATGTTCCTGAAGCAGTGTCGACATCTAACAAAGTATGTGACAATGAGGAACAAAACGTCGTTCCTGAGGAAAAAGCAAAGAACCAAGAAGCCTCAAATGCCTGCTGA